Below is a window of Rattus rattus isolate New Zealand chromosome X, Rrattus_CSIRO_v1, whole genome shotgun sequence DNA.
GACATTTCCACAGTCATCCAGGTACTGCTTCAGGTCCTTGTCCTGAGGACAGAAGAGGTGGTGGAGGAACAAGTCACAAACTATGGCTCTTGGCCATTTTCCCACTTCCCTGGGTCCAACTGCTATCCAAACTTACCAAGTATTCAAAGACAAGGGTGAGGGACTTCTCTGTGTGGATAATGTCATGTAGTGTGACGATGTTGGCATGCTTGAGGTCCTTGAGCAGAGACACTGTAGAAAGCATGGCATAGAACAGAAGAGTAAGGGCCCCATTCTCAAAATAAAGGTGAGAATAAGGACCAGATAGATATGAGCTTAGggtttccttctttccctgtgcAGTTTAGGGTAATGCCTCAAAGCACCTAGGTCTGATTTACACTATGCTAAGAAGTAGGTGTGTCTCCATGGTACATGTGTAAAACAGAAGGCTTAGACAAGAGTATCAAGCAAGAGCATGGGACACAGCACCAACTTCACatgacaaaatattttcataatctgcttttgttttctgggaaGAGGCCTTGTTTTAAACCTAAATAGAGAGGCTGGAATGTATACTCATTTTCTGTATAATTCAAAACTACTTCCTGTGATTCTGAACACCTTAAGGAGTGCTTGAAGAATGAATGCAAATACCATAATTCACCTTCCTTAATCCACTCATATTCCCAATTACCTTGCTTATTACCATGTAGATGGTAGACCAGTGTTGTACAGGCGAGAAGGTCAGAAAAACCCCACTCTCTGTCCTCACTCACCATAGAGACTATGTGCCATGCACCCAAGAAAGTCTAGGGTGAGGTTTGTACCTTCCCGGATAGCAGTGCAAGGTGCCCCTTCTTCGTGTTCCAGTCTGATCTCCTTAAGTGCTACAAGGTTGTCTGTGAGCTTGCTTTTGCCTTTGTAGACAGTGGCATAGGTACCCTGGAGTACAACAGCAGAGATGCTATGAGGTTGCATGGAGTTCATACTGAACCCCATCCTTAGCACAGTCCTTTTAACTGTCTTACCTCACCCAGCTTGTCTAGTTTGATGTAGGTCTCCAGTTTTCCAAAGCCAATCTCAGACTGTGGGGCAAAGGAGGTATGTTGAAGCAGGGTAGCATAGATAGGGGCACCAGGAGAGTAGGACAGGTGGTAAATGGATACTTACCAAGCTGACACGGCGGAGGCGCCGGCTAAGAGGCTTATCAAAGATGGGACTATTGAGAGTCAGCTTCTCAAGGTAGCCCTCAGGCAGCCGTATGTCAGCTGGTAGTGACAGGCGTTTGTTGATATCCTAGTAGCCAAGATGAATAAGAAGGATCATAAACTCCACCTTCCCAAACATAACCCCATTCTCCAACACTTCCAACACTGGGACAAAAATCAAGCACCTCAGTGGAGATCTTGCGTGGGGGGTGGTTGCGCATGCGCACTCTCACTGGAGACTGCACCTCATCTGAGGATGTGGCTGAAGCCTGGTCACTCTCCCCATCAGATCCCATCTTCATGTCTTCATGCACAATCTCTGGGGTGAAAAGAGGGAAAGGCCAGGCCTTTGGAGTCAAGAACACTCCCTCTTTCCCCCAATATAATATATTCCTTCATCATATCTGTTTGTGTACATGGCCCCtaaaacagactgggaaaaacaGGTAGACCCAGGACACATATGGAGGGAGTGTGGTCACCTAGTGGAGTACTCTGTCAGAGAAGAGCTGAGATGGCAGCTGCCCCTGGGTCAGAAGGCTAATGGTGGCAGACATTGCCAAGAGCCCTAAGAAGGCAGATCCAATGAGACTGAGAGGGCCACCAGAGTGCAGGAAAAAGGCAGAGAGCCTTGGGGCAGCTGAATAGGCAAGGTACTCTTCCCAATCTTGGGGCCTGGATACAGTGAGGAAGTACAGACAGTGTGTTGGAAATGGatgacaggaagaaggaaaatgcaaACAAGAGTCTGGGAGGCAGAATGTGGGAGCCGGGACAGGAAGAAGAATGATCaagggttggggacttagctcagtggtaggcgcttgcctgggaagcgcaaggccctgttcaatccccagctcgaaaaaaaagaacaaaaaaaaaaaaaaagaatgatcaaAGTACACCCACCTGGTGCAGAGCTGAGTGGGCCCATAGCGGAAGTTCCCAGGGGCAACACGGGTGGGAGCTTCTCCAAggtcactgccaccaccaccaccactctcaTCTAGGGCTATCTGCTCAGGGACACCATTGGTCTTGTCTATGCCTCGGCCCCCTCGGAGTGTCATTGACAGCTGCCGTTTGATCTTCTTCATCCGATCCATGGCGACCTGAACAGGGACATGAATAGAAATAGGGACCACATTAGGGCCTGCTTGGTCATCAGAGATGCCTTAAAGACCTCAACAACCCAGAGACGGGTGCCCAATCACTACAGATCCATTGTCATTGTTGGCCTACCCCTAAAGTAGCTTACCTGGGTACTAAGACTTGGGTGACTAGCTGAGGGTAAGGGTCCACTCAGTAGGTTGTTGGTTTCTAAGGCGATAGTCTCACTGTGGGAGCATAGCACTCCACAGCAACTATCCTCAGGTGCAGCAGCAGTGACAGACGCAGCCACAGTTGGGACAAGGGGTTCAGTCAGAACTGAAGGACTAGTGACAAAGTCCTGAGTGCGCCCATAGAATGGCATGTTCCGCTGACACCAGCCCCACATTACCCCTAACTGCCAGGCAGAATGCTCCCTGTGGCCCACAGGGACCCTCTCACCTTCCTCAGCAACCACTGTCATGGTGATTAATGGACCATCCCACTTCTCTATCCAAATGGGGGGGAGGATTGTTCAGGCCCAACCATTGGAATGGAGATGCCAGGGGGGTTAGGGGGCTATCCTCAGAGCTGCTAGACAGGCTCTATAGGGTTGGGACCCACGGGGTCCAAACCCAGGTTTTTACAAAACTAGATCATATTCCTTTTCTCTTAGAGAATACACCACATCTTCCTTCTCATCCCAAATAAACATACTAGTCCTCATGTGACCCCTTTGTCTTATATACCTCATTTGCCTCTATTACCCCTGTAGTCTCACCACCTCCTTCATTATTCCTAGTTGTTGTTCTGCACAACACCCAGTAGTTTCTACCTCAGCATCTATACAAGAGTTGGTTCCCAAATTGGAAAATATCTTATCCTCATTCTCTCCAACCCATTGTTCAAATATCACCTTTTCCATGACCTTACTTAAAGACTCGGCCATCTTGAACTCCTTCGCCTTTCTAATGTGTCCCTCAGATCTTATCACACCTCAGAAATAGCACCATCTACTTattggtttctttcctttttactgtCTGTCTTCTCACCACTACAACTAGAAGATTTGCTTCAGCAGGGTAGATTTCTGTATGTTTAGGCCACTGCTATATCCTGAGAACCTGAAATAATGGCTGATATCAAAAAGTACATATAGAAGTAGCTAATCAAGGGGCTGAGAGCCTAGGACCAACCTTTATCGAGGTTAAGTCCCAGACACTTAGACAATACCACAAAGAAGACACCTAGGGAGGCTAGAATCGACAACAAGCTGACCTAAATGAGCTGCTAGTGGGAATGGGGCCACCAAAAGGTTTAGGTCTGcattcttctgcttcctcctgggCTCTGGGCCAGCAAGGAGGGGGAAAGACCTAGCTCAGGAGCCATCTGTACTCACAGCAGGGCTTGAGATGGCCCAGGGCCCAAGTATAGCTAGATTGGGGGTTGAGGATAAGGCTGAGGATAAATCCAAAAGAAATGGGTCACTTGTTACCTTGAAACAAAATGCTTACCCCAGAAGCTCCCACTCCAATTTCTATCTGTTGTCTCTAGAAGGGAAGGCAAAAACAGCCTAGCAGAAGAAATCTCATAGATAAGGGTAAGATCCACCCACAGAGAACTCAGGACAACTCCATAAAATCCTGACCTTGG
It encodes the following:
- the Cdk16 gene encoding LOW QUALITY PROTEIN: cyclin-dependent kinase 16 (The sequence of the model RefSeq protein was modified relative to this genomic sequence to represent the inferred CDS: inserted 2 bases in 1 codon); the protein is MDRMKKIKRQLSMTLRGGRGIDKTNGVPEQIALDESGGGGGSDLGEAPTRVAPGNFRXMGPLSSAPEIVHEDMKMGSDGESDQASATSSDEVQSPVRVRMRNHPPRKISTEDINKRLSLPADIRLPEGYLEKLTLNSPIFDKPLSRRLRRVSLSEIGFGKLETYIKLDKLGEGTYATVYKGKSKLTDNLVALKEIRLEHEEGAPCTAIREVSLLKDLKHANIVTLHDIIHTEKSLTLVFEYLDKDLKQYLDDCGNVINMHNVKLFLFQLLRGLAYCHRQKVLHRDLKPQNLLINERGELKLADFGLARAKSIPTKTYSNEVVTLWYRPPDILLGSTDYSTQIDMWGVGCIFYEMATGRPLFPGSTVEEQLHFIFRILGTPTEDTWPGILSNEEFRTYNYPKYRAEALLSHAPRLDSDGADLLTKLLQFEGRNRISAEDAMKHPFFLSLGERIHKLPDTTSIFALKEVQLQKEANIRSTSMPDSGRPAFRVVDTEF